The Stieleria maiorica genome includes the window ACCAGGATGACGCCTGGATCGAGACCCGAACGACAACGGCACTTTCAAAACTCACCACGTCGCAGGTCGTGGTTGACCACGGCGGCAGACTGTGCAAACGATTCGGTGTCTACGTTTCCGGTCAGGTCTTGCTTTACGACGGCGAAGGCCGATTGTCGTTCAGCGGCGGAATCACGCCCTACCGCGGGCACGAGGGAGACAGCCCTTCGTCCCTGGATCTGTTGAAACGAATCAATGAGCCGCACGATGACCTCGGCTCGTGGCCCGTCTTCGGATGTTCGATGCTTTCGGATTCGGAGCGGCAATGGTGACCGACAGTGCCCGGGCGATCGAGAGTGCCGACACGCTGTTTCGCAAGCGTTACAAGAAGGAATGTTTGCGCGTCAGCGGATTCATCCAGTGGTTGATGGTTTGCCAGTGGTTGATGGGAATCGCGTTCGCCGCGTTTTACTCCCCGCTGACCTGGATCGGAAATCAATTCGAACCGCACGTTCATCTTTGGGCCTCGGTATTCATCGGCGGTTCGCTGTCGGCGTTCACGATTCTGTGGCTGCGAACCTACCCCACCGCCGCCCACACGCGTCACGTGGTCGCGACGACGCAGATGCTCTGGTCGGCGTTGCTGATCCATTTGTCAGGTGGTCGAATCGAGACGCACTTCCATGTCTTTGCCTCGTTGGCAATCCTCAGCATCTATCGTGACTGGACGATCTTGATCACGGCGACCGCGGTCATTGCGGTCGACCACTTTGTCCGCGGGGTGTTCTATCCGCTCTCGGCGTTCGGCATCGTGACCGAGAGTCCCTATCGCTGGATCGAACACGCCTTGTGGGTGCTGTTCGAGGTCGCTTTTTTGGCCCCCGGGTGTCGGCGATTGCGTAACGAATTCCGCGAACTTTGCGCGCGGCAAACGGAGATTGTCGAAGCGAAACGGTCGGTGGACATCAAGGTGGACGAACGCACCAAAGATCTGGTCAAGGCCAACCTGTTGCTGGCGATCAAGACCGCCGAAGCGGAAAAACTGGCCTTGGTCGCCAAGTACACCGACAACGCGGTTGCGATCACCGACGGCGACGCCAACGTCGAATGGGTCAACGAAGGGTTTACCCGCATCACCGGATTTGAAGCCGACGAGATCATCGGCGCCCCGGAGTCCGGATTTCAATTCGGCGAACTGACGTGCCCGCAAACGTTGGCGGACATGCGTCGTGCCATCGACGCCAAACAGGCCTTCAATGCAGAAATGGTCAGCTATCGCAAGGACGGCACGCCCTATTGGATGGCGATCGAACTGCGACCGATTCCCGGCAACTACGGAACGACAGAACGATTCATCAGCATCCAAAGTGACATCACCGATCGCGTCGAAGCGGAACGACAAAACCGACTGCTGCAGCAAGAGATCGTCGACGCCTCGCGTCAAGCCGGTATGGCCGAGGTCGCCACGGGCGTCTTGCACAACGTCGGCAACATCCTCAACAGCGTCAATGTTTCCGCCTCGGTCATTCGAAAACAATTCGAAAACAGCGCCCTGAAAAACTTGGAGAAGGCGACCGACCTGATTTCCCAATACGAATCGTCACTGGCCGAATTCATCGAACACGACGACCGCGGCAAGAACCTTCCCAAGTACCTGGTGTTGGTCGCTCAGTCGTTGCGAAACGAGCGCGTGTCGGTCGACCGAGAAATCGGCGATCTGACCAAAAATATCGAACACATCAAAGAGATCATCGCCGTCCAGCAGACCATGGCCAAAACTTCGGGGCTGCAACAGGAACTCCACGCCAGCGAAATCATTCGCGACGTCATGACGGCAAACAAAGAATCGTTGACCAACCACGCCATCGAGTTCATTGAACAGGTCGCTTCGCCCGAGCCGACCTTGGTTTCCGACAAACACCGGATCTTGCAAATCCTGATCAATTTGGTCTGCAATGCCAAAGATGCATTGCTGGAGGCGAACGTGCCCCAGCCGAGGATCCTGCTGCGAACCTGGACACAACAGGACCACGTTCTCTTCGAAGTCACCGACAATGGCATCGGTATCCGCAGCGAGGACATCAACAAAATCTTCCAGCACGGCTTCACCACGAAAGCCCACGGTCACGGATTCGGGCTGCACAGCAGCGCCAATGCTGCCACCGAGATCGGCGGACGACTTTCGGCGACCAGCGCGGGGATCGGAAAAGGCGCTCGCTTTGTTCTGCGGCTGCCGGTCGACGCGCGTGACACCGTTGACAAACACGACCACCACACCGACAGCGTTGACGACATGGACTTGTCTCCACTTGATTCCGGAGAAAACGCATGAGTGGCTCCAAGGCGACCGTCGAACATCTTCTGGTGATCGACGACAACGAAGCGATTCACAATGATTTCCGAAAAATCTTTGCGACGCCCGATCCCCAGGACGAATTGCTGGCCTTGGACGCGGCGCTGTTCGGTTCGCCGCCGACGCCCCGTGAACCGGCCCCTCACTATCAGCTCAGTTGTGCCCGCCACGGCCTCGAGGGGCTTCAATTCGTCCAGCAAGCCAAACGACGCGGAATCACCTTTGGAGCGGCGTTCGTCGACATGCGGATGCCGCCGGGTTGGGACGGCGTGCAAACCATCGAGCGACTTTGGCAGGTCGACCCAGACCTTCAAGTCGTCGTTTGCACCGCCTACTCGGATCAAAGCTGGAGCGAAATCGCCGAAAGGATCGGACGCACCGACAGGTTGCTGGTGCTGAAGAAACCGTTTGATGAAATCGAGGCGGTTCAACTGGCGACGTCACTGTGCGAAAAACGTCGTCTGCTCCGCTGTCACCGGCAGAACCTCGATGATCTAAAGCAGGTCGTCGCGTCACAACAGTCAAAACTCGATTCGGCTCACCACGACGCCGAGGTGCTGATCGCATCGATTCCCAGCGTTCTGGTCTGCTTGGACCGGAATGGTTGCATCACGCGTTGGAATCCCCACGCCGAAGCCACGTTCGAAATTCGTCTTGATGACGCGATCGGCAAAGTGATGACCGAGTTGCCGATTGCGTGGACCGACCAAGCCGAATTGGAAGCCTTGCTACACTCCCAGCCGGCGAATGCCCCTTGCCACGACGAGATCGGCTTTACGGACCGCTGCGGACGTCGTCGCACGCTGGACATGCGCACCAGCCCGCTCACTCAGGCGGACTCTGGTGTCACGTTGCTGGTCGCAACCGATGTGACACGGCAACGGTTCATCCAGGATCAGCTTGATCAGTCGCGACGACTGGAGTCGGTCGGGCAACTCGCCGCCGGGGTGGCGCACGAAATCAACACACCGATGCAGTACATCGGCGACAACGTCCGTTACGTCGCCAAAACAATCGATCGATTGTCGCAGTTGCTCGACTTGCTGCCGGCGTTGGTCGATGAAACCACGTCCGATGCGCAATTGCTCTCTCTGCGTCATTCGATCGATCGGTGCGACAACGCGCCCAAAATCCGGTCATCGCTGAAGCAGATTCCGGACGCGTTGGCGGACTCAATCCAAGGCGTCCAGGCCGTTTCGAAAATCGTTGCCGCGATGAAGGAATTCTCCCACCCCGGGACGGGCAAGACGACCAGACTTTGCATCAATCACGTGTTGCGGTCGACCATCACCGTCGCCAGAAACGAATGGAAATACGTTGCCGAGGTTGAAACGCAACTGGAAGACGACCTGCAACCGATCGACGGTTTGCCCAGCGAATTGAACCAAGCGTTTCTGAACATCATCGTCAACGCAGCGCACGCGATCGGCGACCGCATCGACCGAGGGGAATTCTCTAAAGGCACGATCTCGATTACGACCCGCAACCTGGACGATGGTGTTGAAGTGACGATCACCGACAACGGCGGAGGCATCCCGGTCGAGGCCCGTAAACGCGTCTTCGAGCCGTTCTTTACGACCAAGTCGGTCGGCAAAGGCACCGGCCAAGGTCTGGCGGTCGCCCACTCGGTGATCGTCCATAAACACCGGGGCAAACTCTGGTTCGACGTTCACGAGGGGATCGGGACGACCTTCACGATCCAGATCCCCCGCGTGGCCCGCACGGCCTGTGCGAATCATCTCGACATCGAATCCGTGTTTCATGAGACGTGGCCCGAATCGATCGGAGCAATTTCATGAAGATTCTGCTGGTTGACGACGAAGAACGCGTGCTCCGTGGCGTGTCGCGGTGGATCAAAGGTGAAATCGACCAATGGGAGGTTGTCACGGCGGCCTCCGGTGCCGAAGCGCTGCGATTGTTGGAATCGGGGAATTTCAACGTCATTGTCAGTGAGATGCAGATGTCGGGGATGGACGGAGCCGAATTGTTAAGCAGGGTCGAACAACGTCACCCCGACGTGTTCCGTGTCGTCCTGTCCGGGCAAGCAGACCGCGACACCGCGCTCACTGCGGTTCAGCCGATGCACCAATACCTCTCCAAACCCTGTGATTTGAACGTTCTGGTCGATGCCATCAAGCGTGCCGAAACGTTTCAGGCGACGATCACGTCGCCGGCCGTCTTGGATGCGATCGGCCAGGCAAATGGTTTGTCGTCGGTCCCGGGAGTCATCAGCGAGATCAACGCGGCACTGGCGGGCGAACGCTGGAATGCGCAGTTGATCGCGACCATTGTTGCGCGTGACCCGATGCTCAGCGCCAGAACGTTGCAGGTCGCAAACTCGGCCATCTTTGCACTGCCTTACCCGGTATTGGACGTCAATCACGCGGTGTCGCTGGTCGGGGCTGATGTGATCCTGGGGCTGGCACTGTCACAAGCAGTCATGCTGCGCAGTGTCGACGAAACCGCCATCCGGTCATCTCACGCTTTGTTCAATCACTCATTCCAGGTCGCGGTGTTGGCCAGAGAATTCACCCGCCACCTTCACCCCAGCGATGACACCTACGGGGCGGTGTTCAGCGGCGCGTTGTTGCATGACATCGGAAAACTGATCCTGATGGACACCTTTCCCGACCAGTATTCCAAACTGCTGAGGGTCTCTGTCGCGGAGAACCGCCCGCTGTGGGAATTGGAACTCGACGGGATCGGTGCGACGCATCAGGGCGTCGGTGCTTACCTGCTCGCGCTGTGGGGACTACCCGCCGCGATTGTCGAAATCGTCGCATCGCACCACAACTTCGACGTCTGCTCACGCCGCAGTTTGGACTGCCAAGTGGTCTACGCCGTGAATTGGCTCTATCACGGCGGTGATGAAGACATCATCGATCGCGGGCTAAAAAGTGCCAACCACACGGCCCAAGCGAGCACGCTGGCAAAACAGTTATTGAAATGGAAACACGACGCTCAAATCATGGCAGTCCAAGAGTAATCGATGAGTAACCAACGAATCCTGTTCGTCGACGATGACGCGAATCTGCTGGGCGGAATCGTGCGTCAGCAGGGCGATGACTTTGATCTAACCACCGCGCTCGGCGGCGAAGAAGCTTTGCAGTTGATCGACCGACAGGGACCGTTCGCCGTCGTCGTCTCCGACATGCGAATGCCCGCCATGAATGGCATTGAACTGCTCAAACGCATCCGAGAGGTCTCGCCCGACACCGTCCGGATCATGTTCACCGGATTCGCGGAACTCGATTCGACCATCGAAGCGATCAACGAAGGCCACATCTTTCGCTTCTTGGCCAAACCCTGCAGCGGGAAAGATCTTGCGGCAGCGCTTCACGCCGCGCTGCGGCAACACGCCCTGATCGCGGCGGAACGAGAATTGGTCGAAGGCACACTGCACGGCAGCGTCAAAGTGCTCAGCGAAGTGCTCGGTTTGGTCAGCCCGTTGGCGTTCGGCCAGTCGGCACGCGTCCGCGCGATCGTTGACGGCATTTTGAAACGCGTTCCGATCCGAGACCAATGGCAGTTGGAGATCGCTGCGATGCTTTCCTCCCTCGGTTGTGTCACCCTACCCACCGAGGTGCTTGAGAAAAAGCTTGACGGCGAAAGCATCGCCGTGGAGGAAGAACGGCAGTTTGCCAAACATCCCAAACTGGCCGCCGACCTGCTCAATGCGATCCCACGGATGGAACATGTTTCCCGAATCATCCAGTTTCAAAACGTCGACATCAACGTCGCCACGGTGGACGGCATCGCGGTTCCGATCGAATGTCGCGTGTTGAAGTTGGCCATCGACTTCGACCTGAAAGAACGGTTCTGCGAGAGCCCGCTGCATGCACTGAACGAGTTGAAGGAAAACCGAGCGGCCTATGACCCGACGTTCTTCGCCGCGCTGGACGATTTTGTCAAACGCGAGCGGAACTTCCGACACGTCAAACTGAACTTCCACGAAGTCGTCCAAGGCATGGTGCTGGCCGAGGACATTCGCTGCCAAACGGGCACGTTGCTGATGAGCAAAGGCCAACGCTTGACCGGTTCGGCCATCCGTCTGTTGGAAAATTTCTACAAGAACAAAAGCCTGAGCGGACCGCTGAAAGTGATCGTCCGGAGTGATGCCGGCGATGTCGAACAAGAATTCTGTCCCCTCGGAGGCCCTTCCGCAGAGATCCCACTGACACCGGAAATCCCGCTGCCGCCGTTTGATATGACACTTTCGGACATCTGATCGATCCGGGGGAAGGGACGGTCGGCGGATCGCTGTTAGGACGTCCTTTCCAGGTCCTCGCGCGGGGCGCGCTAGCGGACGACGGCCCGGAAGGGCCATCGTACATCGCAGCGGCGGCTGGCGGATTGAAGGTACGACGTCCTTTTCAGGTCCGCGCGCGGGGCGCGCTAGCGGACGACGGCCCGGAAGGGCCATCGTACGAAGAGCCATCGTACATTGAGGGGGCGAGACGCCGACGCCTGTGGACGTGAGATTGGGTGCACGCACGGTTGGCTGATGCGGTACAATGTTCTTCCCGCCTCAGCCCTCCCCCTCCACACCACGGTGCCGCCGTCGTGCCTACCCCCAGCGTCCATCGAGCATCCGTCTTGACAAGCGCCTTGCTGGCCTTGGCCTGTTGCGGCAGTGGAATCGTTCCCGCCGCGGAGCGAGACGCCGAATCGATCGATTTTTTCGAACGAAAGATCCGTCCGGTCCTGGTTTCCCGCTGTTACGAGTGCCACTCGTCCGATGCCGATTTGATCCAGGGAGGCTTGCGTGTCGACGATGCCCAAGCGATGTTGCGCGGAGGCGACTCGGGGGCGGCGGTTTCACCCGGCCGACCGGCTGCCAGCTTGCTGCTGACCGCGTTGCGATACGATGGCATGGAAATGCCACCCGATGAACCGTTGCCAGAGCGTGTGATCCGCGATTTCGAAACATGGATTCGATCCGGCGCCGCCATGCCGGATCTCGACGGCTCGAGTGATCCACATCGCGAACCGACCACAGAATCGGAAATCGATTGGGACCAAGCGAAACAGTTTTGGGCCTTCAGCCCGCCCACGTTGCATCAACCCGATGAGATCGAAGGTCACGACACCGACCGATCGTCGTGGGCCGCGACGAAAACCGACCGTTTTGTGCTGGCTCGGCTTTCCCAGAACGGGCTGGCTCCCAACCCGGCGGCGTCCAAGGCGACGTGGTTGCGACGCGTCACGTTTGATCTGACCGGATTGCCGCCGACGATCGATGATGTCGACGCCTTCAACGCCGACCACACTCCTGACGCCAAGCTGCGGGTGGTCGACCGGTTGTTGGCGTCACCCCAGCATGCCGAACGCTGGGCGCGCATTTGGCTGGATGTCGCGCGGTTCGCCGAAGACCAGGCGCACATCGTCGGCAACAATGATTCGCTGACCTACCCGAACGCGTACCTGTATCGCGATTGGGTGATCCACGCCTTGGCCGACGACATGCGCTACGACGAATTCGTCAGCGATCAAATGGCGGCGGACCTGAGACACCCCGACGACCCGGACCGACATGTCGCGCTCGGCTTCATCGGGCTGGGACCCAAGTATTACCGTCGCGGCGATCCGGAGGTGATGGCCGATGAATGGGAGGATCGCATCGACACCGTCTCACGTGGCTTGCTGGGGCTGACCGTCGCCTGCGCCCGCTGCCATGACCACAAATTCGATCCCGTGCCCACGACGGACTACTACGCAATCGCCGGCGTGTTCGCCAGCACCGAGATGTTCAATCGGCCGCTGGATGATTCGGTCAAAACAAAAGCAGGCCAAGCGGAAAAACCGCAAGACGCCATGCACATCGTTCGCGAAGGGAATCCGCGCGATTTGAAGGTGATGATCCGCGGCGACGCCAAACGTCTGGGCGAATCGGTCCCGCGAGGTTTCTTGACCGTGCTGGAACGGCCTGTTGATTCAACAGGCCGTGAAACCGTCGACAACGACGATCCACCAAGCGATGA containing:
- a CDS encoding TlpA family protein disulfide reductase, with protein sequence MNSRPILLMTFVALFAMSAIGFVQLTDYSSRPGKSGQAPRRVTDVELCDTSLAGTFPSADVPTLLVFYHPKCPCTAATVRVLERLQPRFRPSLRITAVAYCPGDQDDAWIETRTTTALSKLTTSQVVVDHGGRLCKRFGVYVSGQVLLYDGEGRLSFSGGITPYRGHEGDSPSSLDLLKRINEPHDDLGSWPVFGCSMLSDSERQW
- a CDS encoding ATP-binding protein, which produces MVTDSARAIESADTLFRKRYKKECLRVSGFIQWLMVCQWLMGIAFAAFYSPLTWIGNQFEPHVHLWASVFIGGSLSAFTILWLRTYPTAAHTRHVVATTQMLWSALLIHLSGGRIETHFHVFASLAILSIYRDWTILITATAVIAVDHFVRGVFYPLSAFGIVTESPYRWIEHALWVLFEVAFLAPGCRRLRNEFRELCARQTEIVEAKRSVDIKVDERTKDLVKANLLLAIKTAEAEKLALVAKYTDNAVAITDGDANVEWVNEGFTRITGFEADEIIGAPESGFQFGELTCPQTLADMRRAIDAKQAFNAEMVSYRKDGTPYWMAIELRPIPGNYGTTERFISIQSDITDRVEAERQNRLLQQEIVDASRQAGMAEVATGVLHNVGNILNSVNVSASVIRKQFENSALKNLEKATDLISQYESSLAEFIEHDDRGKNLPKYLVLVAQSLRNERVSVDREIGDLTKNIEHIKEIIAVQQTMAKTSGLQQELHASEIIRDVMTANKESLTNHAIEFIEQVASPEPTLVSDKHRILQILINLVCNAKDALLEANVPQPRILLRTWTQQDHVLFEVTDNGIGIRSEDINKIFQHGFTTKAHGHGFGLHSSANAATEIGGRLSATSAGIGKGARFVLRLPVDARDTVDKHDHHTDSVDDMDLSPLDSGENA
- a CDS encoding hybrid sensor histidine kinase/response regulator — encoded protein: MSGSKATVEHLLVIDDNEAIHNDFRKIFATPDPQDELLALDAALFGSPPTPREPAPHYQLSCARHGLEGLQFVQQAKRRGITFGAAFVDMRMPPGWDGVQTIERLWQVDPDLQVVVCTAYSDQSWSEIAERIGRTDRLLVLKKPFDEIEAVQLATSLCEKRRLLRCHRQNLDDLKQVVASQQSKLDSAHHDAEVLIASIPSVLVCLDRNGCITRWNPHAEATFEIRLDDAIGKVMTELPIAWTDQAELEALLHSQPANAPCHDEIGFTDRCGRRRTLDMRTSPLTQADSGVTLLVATDVTRQRFIQDQLDQSRRLESVGQLAAGVAHEINTPMQYIGDNVRYVAKTIDRLSQLLDLLPALVDETTSDAQLLSLRHSIDRCDNAPKIRSSLKQIPDALADSIQGVQAVSKIVAAMKEFSHPGTGKTTRLCINHVLRSTITVARNEWKYVAEVETQLEDDLQPIDGLPSELNQAFLNIIVNAAHAIGDRIDRGEFSKGTISITTRNLDDGVEVTITDNGGGIPVEARKRVFEPFFTTKSVGKGTGQGLAVAHSVIVHKHRGKLWFDVHEGIGTTFTIQIPRVARTACANHLDIESVFHETWPESIGAIS
- a CDS encoding response regulator, which codes for MKILLVDDEERVLRGVSRWIKGEIDQWEVVTAASGAEALRLLESGNFNVIVSEMQMSGMDGAELLSRVEQRHPDVFRVVLSGQADRDTALTAVQPMHQYLSKPCDLNVLVDAIKRAETFQATITSPAVLDAIGQANGLSSVPGVISEINAALAGERWNAQLIATIVARDPMLSARTLQVANSAIFALPYPVLDVNHAVSLVGADVILGLALSQAVMLRSVDETAIRSSHALFNHSFQVAVLAREFTRHLHPSDDTYGAVFSGALLHDIGKLILMDTFPDQYSKLLRVSVAENRPLWELELDGIGATHQGVGAYLLALWGLPAAIVEIVASHHNFDVCSRRSLDCQVVYAVNWLYHGGDEDIIDRGLKSANHTAQASTLAKQLLKWKHDAQIMAVQE
- a CDS encoding HD domain-containing phosphohydrolase, whose protein sequence is MSNQRILFVDDDANLLGGIVRQQGDDFDLTTALGGEEALQLIDRQGPFAVVVSDMRMPAMNGIELLKRIREVSPDTVRIMFTGFAELDSTIEAINEGHIFRFLAKPCSGKDLAAALHAALRQHALIAAERELVEGTLHGSVKVLSEVLGLVSPLAFGQSARVRAIVDGILKRVPIRDQWQLEIAAMLSSLGCVTLPTEVLEKKLDGESIAVEEERQFAKHPKLAADLLNAIPRMEHVSRIIQFQNVDINVATVDGIAVPIECRVLKLAIDFDLKERFCESPLHALNELKENRAAYDPTFFAALDDFVKRERNFRHVKLNFHEVVQGMVLAEDIRCQTGTLLMSKGQRLTGSAIRLLENFYKNKSLSGPLKVIVRSDAGDVEQEFCPLGGPSAEIPLTPEIPLPPFDMTLSDI
- a CDS encoding PSD1 and planctomycete cytochrome C domain-containing protein, which codes for MTSALLALACCGSGIVPAAERDAESIDFFERKIRPVLVSRCYECHSSDADLIQGGLRVDDAQAMLRGGDSGAAVSPGRPAASLLLTALRYDGMEMPPDEPLPERVIRDFETWIRSGAAMPDLDGSSDPHREPTTESEIDWDQAKQFWAFSPPTLHQPDEIEGHDTDRSSWAATKTDRFVLARLSQNGLAPNPAASKATWLRRVTFDLTGLPPTIDDVDAFNADHTPDAKLRVVDRLLASPQHAERWARIWLDVARFAEDQAHIVGNNDSLTYPNAYLYRDWVIHALADDMRYDEFVSDQMAADLRHPDDPDRHVALGFIGLGPKYYRRGDPEVMADEWEDRIDTVSRGLLGLTVACARCHDHKFDPVPTTDYYAIAGVFASTEMFNRPLDDSVKTKAGQAEKPQDAMHIVREGNPRDLKVMIRGDAKRLGESVPRGFLTVLERPVDSTGRETVDNDDPPSDDFQNGSGRVALADAIADPSNPLTARVIVNRVWHQLMGTPIVATPSNFGSLGAPPSHPLLLDDLAVRFMNAGWSLKWLQREIVLSSAYGQSSDIDSAQSEVDPDNRWRWRMPRRRLSLEGYRDAILAASGRLDTTMGGRSIDPQDTATGRRTVYSHVSRLDLNPMLARFDFPDPNAHSPGRHETTTPLQKLFLLNSPFLIHHAEKLAERIRHGGQTDRERIEFAYRLLYGRPPGDQELGLAENFVADGSDERWNGLAQTLLISNEMFMLD